A window from Shewanella livingstonensis encodes these proteins:
- a CDS encoding YSC84-related protein, which translates to MKRSISLVFSSFIVLLSFAFSAPSFADEEAYSDAITNFKKANESRHLFQTAYGYAIFPSVAKGGIGIGAAYGNGRVFQSDTYMGDSTLTQLSIGFQLGGQAYSEIIFFKDAKAYNDFTSGSFEFSAQASAVAINLGANAQVGTTGNSAGAGQAGSNHAAAAAYINGMAIFTAAKGGLMFEAALAGQSFTFDGK; encoded by the coding sequence ATGAAACGTTCAATTAGCTTAGTTTTTTCTAGTTTTATCGTGTTATTAAGCTTTGCGTTTTCAGCTCCTAGTTTTGCTGACGAAGAAGCTTATAGCGACGCCATTACCAATTTTAAAAAGGCCAATGAAAGTCGGCATTTATTTCAAACAGCTTATGGTTATGCCATATTCCCTAGCGTAGCTAAAGGCGGTATCGGTATTGGTGCGGCGTACGGAAATGGTCGTGTATTCCAAAGTGATACTTATATGGGTGATTCTACATTAACCCAACTCTCGATCGGTTTTCAGCTAGGTGGACAAGCCTATAGCGAAATTATCTTCTTTAAAGATGCCAAAGCATATAATGACTTCACCAGCGGCAGCTTTGAATTTAGTGCTCAGGCGTCAGCAGTAGCGATTAATCTTGGTGCTAATGCGCAAGTCGGTACCACAGGTAATTCAGCCGGTGCAGGACAAGCAGGCAGTAATCATGCCGCTGCAGCAGCCTATATTAATGGTATGGCGATATTTACCGCCGCTAAAGGTGGCTTAATGTTTGAAGCCGCTCTTGCAGGTCAGTCGTTTACTTTTGATGGTAAGTAA
- a CDS encoding nitrous oxide-stimulated promoter family protein has product MAEAELLRGQLLYEFRTMQAMVEIYCKAHHPLKPSKGVCQQCSEFLSYANTRLDRCPYGQEKPTCNKCPVHCYKPHMKQKAREIMMFAGPRMLLPHPIMAIKHLLAERKPAPGLPPEKVSNRHLRKAEQG; this is encoded by the coding sequence ATGGCTGAGGCAGAATTATTAAGGGGTCAATTACTCTATGAGTTTCGAACAATGCAAGCTATGGTTGAAATCTATTGTAAAGCGCACCACCCACTCAAACCTTCCAAAGGTGTATGTCAACAATGTAGTGAGTTTTTAAGCTATGCCAATACTCGCTTAGATCGTTGCCCCTACGGCCAAGAAAAACCAACATGTAATAAATGCCCAGTGCATTGTTATAAGCCTCATATGAAGCAAAAAGCACGCGAAATTATGATGTTTGCTGGACCAAGAATGTTGTTACCACATCCCATTATGGCGATTAAGCATTTACTTGCCGAGCGTAAACCCGCACCGGGCTTACCACCAGAAAAAGTATCCAATAGACATTTACGTAAAGCTGAGCAAGGTTAA